A DNA window from Paralichthys olivaceus isolate ysfri-2021 chromosome 3, ASM2471397v2, whole genome shotgun sequence contains the following coding sequences:
- the lnx1 gene encoding E3 ubiquitin-protein ligase LNX isoform X3 has product MKALLLLVLPWLSPANYTDNLGNLHILYSELCKGASHYGLSADRKRRSQEGECTDSTSELTIATLPSDGPTSAAVALLSDDPGLVNPAFDPSMEENSQSGSTTSLAARSSSKKSEFRNFDRSSVRSRSFRRLNRAFSVLRRTKSGNAVSNETSEERDNTRNSTGIPQEVLALPQLHHLIPDGELTSIKITRIDPSDPLAISIVGGNETPLVRILIQDIYREGVIARDGRLLPGDMILKVNGIDISNVPHCYAVTTLKQPCQLLRLTVLREQRHRYRSHSHGHLHGHGHGHDAAGGHPSHGLPHHPLRDDSIHVVLNKSSPEEQLGIKLVRRPDEHGVFIFHLLEGGLAARDGQLCVGDRVLAINGHDLRYGAPEHAALLIQASEEGVHFIVSRQICLPTPDILQEAPWGMDGPPPYSPVDIEQTLLDSCQKPACYEKTVTLTKEPYDSLGMTVAGGMSSRGWDLPIYVTNVDSDGVVGQEGSIRKGDILLNVNGMDLTGVTRGEAVANLKNTSSPVVLKVLEMRPPEESLQECALPPCLTPSPTDSTKSLLPNDDYSPLWVSWLQLPRHLYCCKDIILRRSTSGSLGFSIVGGQEEVNCNQSFFIRSIVEGTPAYNDGRIRCGDILLEVNGKSTWGMTHTALVRLLKELRGRITLTIVSWPGSLL; this is encoded by the exons GTGTAAAGGGGCCTCTCACTATGGGCTCTCAGCAGACAGGAAGCGGCGCTCGCAGGAGGGCGAATGCACCGACAGCACATCGGAGCTCACCATCGCCACGCTGCCCAGCGACGGCCCCACCTCTGCCGCCGTGGCCCTCCTGTCTGATGACCCGGGTCTGGTCAACCCTGCCTTCGACCCCAGCATGGAGGAAAACAGCCAGTCAGGCAGCACGACCAGCCTGGCCGCCCGCAGCAGCTCCAagaagagtgagt TCAGAAATTTTGACCGATCTTCTGTGAGGAGCCGTTCCTTCAGGAGGTTGAACCGGGCATTCAGTGTCCTGCGGAGGACCAAGAGTGGCAACGCAGTGAGCAATGAGACgtctgaggagagagacaatACCAGGAATTCCACTGGAATTCCACAGGAAG TGTTGGCTCTTCCTCAGCTCCATCACCTGATCCCTGATGGAGAACTTACCAGTATTAAGATCACGCGGATAGATCCCTCAGATCCGCTGGCTATCAGCATTGTTGGGGGCAATGAGACCCCCTTGGTTCGCATCCTCATCCAGGATATCTACAGAGAAGGTGTCATTGCACGGGATGGACGTTTGCTGCCTGGGGACATGATCCTGAAG GTAAATGGCATCGACATCAGCAATGTACCCCACTGCTACGCTGTGACGACCCTCAAACAGCCGTGCCAACTCCTCCGGCTAACCGTGCTCAGAGAGCAGCGCCATCGCTACCGCTCACACTCACATGGCCACCTGCATGGCCATGGGCACGGCCATGATGCCGCTGGGGGTCACCCATCTCACGGCCTACCCCACCATCCCCTGAGGGATGACAGCATCCATGTGGTCCTGAATAAAAGCAGTCCAGAGGAGCAGCTGGGCATTAAGCTAGTGAGGCGGCCAGATGAGCATGGAGTTTTCATATTTCACCTGCTGGAGGGCGGCCTGGCAGCTCGTGACGGACAGTTGTGTGTTGGTGACCGTGTGCTGGCCATCAACGGGCACGATCTACGTTATGGAGCACCAGAACATGCTGCTCTGCTTATTCAG GCAAGCGAGGAGGGTGTCCACTTCATAGTGTCTCGTCAGATCTGCCTACCAACACCAGACATCTTACAAGAAGCTCCGTGGGGCATGGATGGTCCCCCACCATATTCCCCTGTGGATATTGAGCAAACACTACTG GACTCTTGCCAGAAGCCTGCGTGCTACGAGAAGACAGTTACTCTGACTAAGGAACCGTACGACTCCCTGGGTATGACGGTGGCAGGGGGCATGTCCAGCCGAGGGTGGGACCTCCCCATCTACGTCACGAATGTGGACTCAGATGGAGTGGTGGGACAGGAGGGCTCCATTCGAAAAG GAGACATCTTGCTAAACGTGAACGGCATGGATTTGACGGGGGTGACGCGAGGCGAGGCCGTGGCCAACTTGAAAAACACCTCCTCTCCTGTCGTGCTCAAGGTCTTAGAGATGCGTCCTCCCGAGGAAAGCCTGCAGGAGTGCGCGTTGCCGCCCTGCCTCACACCCTCACCCACAGATAGCACCAAGAGTCTGCTGCCCAATGACGATTACTCCCCACTGTGGGTGTCATGGCTGCAGCTCCCCAG GCATCTCTACTGCTGCAAAGACATCATCCTGCGGCGGAGCACTTCGGGCAGCCTGGGCTTTAGTATCGTTGGAGGTCAGGAGGAGGTCAACTGCAATCAATCCTTTTTTATCCGCTCCATCGTGGAGGGGACGCCAGCCTACAATGATGGCAGGATAAG GTGTGGGGACATCTTACTCGAGGTGAACGGGAAGAGTACGTGGGGGATGACCCACACAGCTTTGGTGCGCCTTCTGAAGGAGCTGCGGGGCAGAATTACCCTGACCATCGTCTCCTGGCCAGGAAGCCTGCTGTAG
- the lnx1 gene encoding E3 ubiquitin-protein ligase LNX isoform X4, which produces MKALLLLVLPWLSPANYTDNLGNLHILYSELCKGASHYGLSADRKRRSQEGECTDSTSELTIATLPSDGPTSAAVALLSDDPGLVNPAFDPSMEENSQSGSTTSLAARSSSKKIRNFDRSSVRSRSFRRLNRAFSVLRRTKSGNAVSNETSEERDNTRNSTGIPQEVLALPQLHHLIPDGELTSIKITRIDPSDPLAISIVGGNETPLVRILIQDIYREGVIARDGRLLPGDMILKVNGIDISNVPHCYAVTTLKQPCQLLRLTVLREQRHRYRSHSHGHLHGHGHGHDAAGGHPSHGLPHHPLRDDSIHVVLNKSSPEEQLGIKLVRRPDEHGVFIFHLLEGGLAARDGQLCVGDRVLAINGHDLRYGAPEHAALLIQASEEGVHFIVSRQICLPTPDILQEAPWGMDGPPPYSPVDIEQTLLDSCQKPACYEKTVTLTKEPYDSLGMTVAGGMSSRGWDLPIYVTNVDSDGVVGQEGSIRKGDILLNVNGMDLTGVTRGEAVANLKNTSSPVVLKVLEMRPPEESLQECALPPCLTPSPTDSTKSLLPNDDYSPLWVSWLQLPRHLYCCKDIILRRSTSGSLGFSIVGGQEEVNCNQSFFIRSIVEGTPAYNDGRIRCGDILLEVNGKSTWGMTHTALVRLLKELRGRITLTIVSWPGSLL; this is translated from the exons GTGTAAAGGGGCCTCTCACTATGGGCTCTCAGCAGACAGGAAGCGGCGCTCGCAGGAGGGCGAATGCACCGACAGCACATCGGAGCTCACCATCGCCACGCTGCCCAGCGACGGCCCCACCTCTGCCGCCGTGGCCCTCCTGTCTGATGACCCGGGTCTGGTCAACCCTGCCTTCGACCCCAGCATGGAGGAAAACAGCCAGTCAGGCAGCACGACCAGCCTGGCCGCCCGCAGCAGCTCCAagaaga TCAGAAATTTTGACCGATCTTCTGTGAGGAGCCGTTCCTTCAGGAGGTTGAACCGGGCATTCAGTGTCCTGCGGAGGACCAAGAGTGGCAACGCAGTGAGCAATGAGACgtctgaggagagagacaatACCAGGAATTCCACTGGAATTCCACAGGAAG TGTTGGCTCTTCCTCAGCTCCATCACCTGATCCCTGATGGAGAACTTACCAGTATTAAGATCACGCGGATAGATCCCTCAGATCCGCTGGCTATCAGCATTGTTGGGGGCAATGAGACCCCCTTGGTTCGCATCCTCATCCAGGATATCTACAGAGAAGGTGTCATTGCACGGGATGGACGTTTGCTGCCTGGGGACATGATCCTGAAG GTAAATGGCATCGACATCAGCAATGTACCCCACTGCTACGCTGTGACGACCCTCAAACAGCCGTGCCAACTCCTCCGGCTAACCGTGCTCAGAGAGCAGCGCCATCGCTACCGCTCACACTCACATGGCCACCTGCATGGCCATGGGCACGGCCATGATGCCGCTGGGGGTCACCCATCTCACGGCCTACCCCACCATCCCCTGAGGGATGACAGCATCCATGTGGTCCTGAATAAAAGCAGTCCAGAGGAGCAGCTGGGCATTAAGCTAGTGAGGCGGCCAGATGAGCATGGAGTTTTCATATTTCACCTGCTGGAGGGCGGCCTGGCAGCTCGTGACGGACAGTTGTGTGTTGGTGACCGTGTGCTGGCCATCAACGGGCACGATCTACGTTATGGAGCACCAGAACATGCTGCTCTGCTTATTCAG GCAAGCGAGGAGGGTGTCCACTTCATAGTGTCTCGTCAGATCTGCCTACCAACACCAGACATCTTACAAGAAGCTCCGTGGGGCATGGATGGTCCCCCACCATATTCCCCTGTGGATATTGAGCAAACACTACTG GACTCTTGCCAGAAGCCTGCGTGCTACGAGAAGACAGTTACTCTGACTAAGGAACCGTACGACTCCCTGGGTATGACGGTGGCAGGGGGCATGTCCAGCCGAGGGTGGGACCTCCCCATCTACGTCACGAATGTGGACTCAGATGGAGTGGTGGGACAGGAGGGCTCCATTCGAAAAG GAGACATCTTGCTAAACGTGAACGGCATGGATTTGACGGGGGTGACGCGAGGCGAGGCCGTGGCCAACTTGAAAAACACCTCCTCTCCTGTCGTGCTCAAGGTCTTAGAGATGCGTCCTCCCGAGGAAAGCCTGCAGGAGTGCGCGTTGCCGCCCTGCCTCACACCCTCACCCACAGATAGCACCAAGAGTCTGCTGCCCAATGACGATTACTCCCCACTGTGGGTGTCATGGCTGCAGCTCCCCAG GCATCTCTACTGCTGCAAAGACATCATCCTGCGGCGGAGCACTTCGGGCAGCCTGGGCTTTAGTATCGTTGGAGGTCAGGAGGAGGTCAACTGCAATCAATCCTTTTTTATCCGCTCCATCGTGGAGGGGACGCCAGCCTACAATGATGGCAGGATAAG GTGTGGGGACATCTTACTCGAGGTGAACGGGAAGAGTACGTGGGGGATGACCCACACAGCTTTGGTGCGCCTTCTGAAGGAGCTGCGGGGCAGAATTACCCTGACCATCGTCTCCTGGCCAGGAAGCCTGCTGTAG